The genome window tggatccaagtagatgctagtcgtacagtccacgcggagtgggtacgacagaccagtcccGAGaatgttagtgagattccgactggtgggtgaccttagattatgtgcacagatgatttatgagaagcactagagcgtaacttgtgtgcagaaggccggacaggtcacagaggtgactccggcagagtgagagtgatagattttgagctctaggttcaaccgtacagggccattagtagagggcctccggttgattactttcttgcacctgatatgattattgttgatgcatccatacttaactgttgaattagacatggcatggcatatttgtaaagaaaaatgtagttgagatagtaaaaatgaagttttgagaatatatatgtatatttatattttacatttctgggaaagtatacaggttttacggagaggggttacaacgttttgagaaatgtttggatttggaaaagaattgttttactgacccactcaattttggttttgcgcccctccaggttcaggaatcacaaaggtgtggtgactacgaggaattcgacggtgttctgacagattggacaaaattaggactcaccttcgggtgtatcaacttaaattgtatcttaaagcttccgtactgtgcaaatggttacgtcactctcacgtgacggccagcatgccctccttcggaacggggtgtgtcaaaacatgtctttttttttttttatataataggttataataattttatgaatttttaagATGAAACATAGATAAACACGAGAACTAAATTAATCAAAAAACTACAACACATGAACCATTTTAACATTTATGCAAATATATAATTTTCACGTGCTAATTATGAGAAATTTGTGTATGACCGCAGCATACAACCTCCCTCGTATTCTCACATTAAAATTTACCCTACATTGTATCACATTAAATTTgattattaataattaattcgaatcaataaatatatatatttttttcatttgaacttcttaaaataaagaaaacgtGAGTAAAATCAGTTGATTCTAAGAGTGCGTCCACTCTTAAGTTCGAATCCCTACTTGTAGAGTTGAACTTGGTGTACGAACAACATAATTAGGATGTCcttacacaagtttttctcgCAATTGTGATGCATATAAGTAAGAACTTGAAAGCCTTATACTGTTATTACAAAAAGTCGAGGGAAAAAAATTCACAGTATACATAAGATTTCGGCATTGAACATCCGTTTTATGAGCTTTTACCGGCAGGTTTGGCCAATGAAGTGAAATTCAACCTGcaaatgaaaggaaaagaaaacgagGTTCGAGACACAAACGATACTCGAAAGAAGACTAATGTACCAGTTTTTCGAAGAATTTCTGGCGTGCTGAATCAATCACGTATAATAAGAATGAAATGGTACTAGATTTTGATTTGAATCGATGAATACCTGATGATCGGCTTTCTCTGAGCCACAGGCAGAGAAGGGGTTCCGTTTGAGAGTGGCGCCATAAGTTCAGCAGGCTTCAAAAGTTAAAACATAAAGAATaaatgacttaaagcttcaatGAATAAACACCAAGGCGGATAACGACACAGGATAAAGTAGAAAGATCAGTTTCACCCTTCGATGTTCTAAAatgaaaaccaaacaaaaacctTAAGAAAATATTTCATATGCAGCGAAATGTAACAGTCCACGAGGGAAGTGGAACGTAAATGAACGATGAGATGAAAACATTGGAAGTTGAAAAATAAGAGCACAAACAAAAGTTGTGTGTTTACCTCAAGTTCCTCTAATCCCCCATTATATAAATCGGTGGAAGGACCAGCTCCGTTGCTATAATTTACTGGTGTTGCAATTGACACACTCTCCTCCAGAGCCTCCAATCGACTGCCTTTCATATTTCCTGAAAAGTCTTTCACTTGAAGTCTGTACTCCAAATCATCTTCAAGCTCATCTACTTCCGGCAAAGCTTGGTGGGAAACATATGGACCAACCATAATCTTCTCTAGTGCCTCTTCTTTAGAACTTGATGTATTCACAGCAGAAGATAGACTATCGACTGGTGGATTGCACCTCGATGATACTTCAGTTTGACCATTCTGACAAGGAATGTCTGCGGGGTTTTCCATCTTCCCTATGCTAAATTTCACGTTATTATTGTGGTTTTTGTTTGCATCGATACTGTCACATTTTGTGGAACGCGAACTGACATTGCTGATAGGAGGGCTAGCCTCACGAACTTCCTCGCTGCAGAGATGTAAAGACTTGGCATGCCTTGAGTCAGTTTCTACATTATCATCCACCCGCTTTCTCTTCTGTCCACTGTCTGATCCATCTAAATCAGTTTTACCTTCCCCACTGCAGAGACGTAAAGACTTGGCATCCCTTGAGTCAGTCTCTAAATTACCATCCACCCGCTTTCTCTTCTGTCCACTATCTGATCCATTTCCTTCGCACGATTTCTCTGCCTGGGCATTGCCAGAAGCCTTCAGTTCTGAACTCCGCCTGCTGTCCCAAGTAAATTTAGATGGGCGCAAACGTCGAACACCACCAGGAAACACAAAATTAGGAATGTTCCTGCGTTTTACATGGTATACACGGATCGCCATTCCAGGCTTCAATAATGAGTAAAGGTTGACAGCATTCTTAAATCCCTCGACAGTTCCTCTTATGTCAAACTGTTTGCCTTCAGTGACTGGAACTCCTTGTTTGCGTTGCAGGCCCATAAAGAAAGAACTATGAAAAGGTCTCGATCTGTCTGAAAAATCACCTGGATGTGGGTGACACTGCAGCATGTCTGTGTACCTCTCAATCTGGAGATTTTTCAAACACAAGCAGATGAATAAGGatcagaaagagagagagaaggggaggaGGGGGGGAATAAGTAAAAGGTATAGTTTCACCTTCAGGGTTAGTTGACGGAGACGAGACTCAACCCAACCTTTCCATTGTCTAAAGTCATCAGCATTTTCTGCACCGATGTCTATCTGTAAATAATTCTTATACGCTTCAAAGAAAGCATAAGACTCAAAAAGGGTATCCCAATCAGCCTTATTTGCTTCCATAGCCTGCAGGAACTACCAAACATCAAACTCaggaacagagagagagagagtgtgtgtgtgtttgacaATGGGACAATATTCCcattttgcagattttgtttTTAAGGGATACAACTCCCCCACTAAACTCGTTTACAGATATCATTGACACAGACCAACATCTAGCCCAATAGCTGCAACCCATGGTCATGATGACTTACAAAGGACCCAGATATAGATTCAAACTCAGACGACTGCAAATAGCAGAACCTCCCATAGCCCTTGAGCAACATACAAAATTGGAATAACTTTGCTCAACGCAAACAGAAGAACTGGTATAATGCCAATGAAAAATCAACCATTTAAAATGAAAACTAGACGTTGTATAGCCTAGTTACTAAGAACAAGAATATCACTACTCCACTTGGCCAAATGATTACAAAATACAAATCAATGAGGAACCTACATGTTTTGTGTTGGGAAAGAAGATATCAAAACTTGAACGGAGAATCATACCTCACAAATTTCATTACCCCTCTGAAACTCCTCTAACATGATACGCAAAGTACTTGCAGACACATTGTAGCTAGAGTTCATGCTGGGATAAGCCGGAGTAATTATAGGCATCAAATGATATTTGTCCTTTATATATTTTCTAGGATCCCAAACCTGAAGTCCAAGAAACCCATCTTCAATAGCACAAAGCATGACTGGATTTGGCCAACGCCACTGAGTATATACCCTGAAGAACCGAGAAACTAGCATATTAGGCAGTGCATTCGGGTAAAGTTGGCATATGCGAGCAACAAGAATTGCCCAGTTTATACCACCAAGAAAACCTGTAACCTGCTCATGACAGAAACACAcataataagaaaaaataatactGTGTGAGTTATAGAATAATCTAGCACATCAGCAATACCCCACCATACATTTGAATAAACACCACGATGCTTTGCCCATAACCTCATGCATCTCAATGTAGTGCGGAAACTCTGCAATCCAAAGTTCAGATACATGATGAGAAGCAAAAAGATGCTAAACAGATTCAAACAAAAATCCATATGCAAATAAGCTAGTCATTGGTGGTGAGAACCTGAATGTTAGGGACTAAACGCAGAATTTGGTCTGTAACTCTACAGCCATTGAGACTACGAACTGTCTGTTCATCTGCATTCTGTAGTATTGAATCTTGTGATATATCCAAGTCCTGCTCCGAATGGAAAATGTTGAAAAGAAAGGATACCATAATTTATATGGAATAATGCATGCAAAGTTAAAAGATGACAAGGTGTTCGATTGTTTAATATAAACATTCAAGCATATAGGCAACACTTACTTCAGGAACAACCCAAAGTGCTAGCTGTGCATAAAGAAGATCTATTGAAACCCCACTGAACTTGAATTTCATAACTGGGACGTGAGCATCAGGAACAGGATGTAACTCTGTCACTTCAGACATCTCAGACAGCATCCTATGAAGCTCACCAAAGAAATCTCCCTACACCAAAGTCATAAAAGAAACTGAAAGTTGATTAAGTGATGCTGCGAAAATAAGTAGAACTTATTGCACGGTAAAAGGTAAGGCTGATCATACTTCTCGAGTTGCATGTCTAGGTCCAACGCAGAGTGTGTCTATATCTGCTCCAGGGCCATGAACCTGACAATAAGGGGAaaatgagaaaaagaaaggaatatGTGAAGCTCAGAatgaggaaaaaataaaaaaaactaacataGAATAACATCACAGATTCCACATCCAAATAGCATTATTTACAACAAGCCTCAAAATTTATCAAGTAAAGGGCTGAGACAAGATGACTCTGACCCATAATAATTCAATCAAGATGTAACAAATCAGGCACAAATAGAGAACAGGAAGCAAGAATGGTGAACAACAACTCTTTCAAGTTTCAAGTATCTTGCTAATTATTATAATATAGAAACTGTAGGTTAACAATTCGAGACCACGAACACATCAAGAGTTACAAAgactttagagagagagagagaacgataAAACAGTTTCTTCTATAAAGAGAAAGTCTATGCTTCTGGATAGGGTTCCAGTGTCACTTAATTACGACAGTAACACAACTGAAATCAAGACAATGTCGAACAACAAGAGAAGTTTATGCTTTGCATCTACAATCTACAAGCACTGCTAAAGGTGTCTAAGATATAACTTTCCTACAGTCAGGCATTAACGGACAATTGCAAACACAGAAACCATCCATAGAGTGGGAAGGAAAGAGTGAAAGGGCTTCATACCCCTAGCCGATATGAACCAAAGGTGAAAATCTTAGCATTTGCTTCATGCACCAGTTGCTCATTCAAGCCCTTTGCCCGGCTAATTGTTTTAACCCACGTCTTCACAATCTGACTTGGATTTCAACACCAGCATTAAACATTATAATCAGAGAGAATAcaatatcaaatatatataatcaagAAAGGAAATAATTAAACACGAACCGACAATGTGCAACTGATCAGCTCAATCACAAATACGAACATTGCAATAACAACAGCaggaacataaaaaaaatagttcaaCCTGGTCTAGCCTGCCAAGAACCTCCTCCCTACCCACAGCCTCTTCCTGACTCTCATACAATCCAGCATCTTGCAAATACTgaaacccacaaaaaaaaaaaacaaaagcaaaaccgAAATTCAGCAAAACCTCAACTAAACACCCAAAATTCAGTTATGAATCATAAAAAACATCAATCAAACCACAACCTTTTCGAGTTCTCGAGTTTTGATCACATCATACTCCGTCGGCCCGCCCAGAGAAATGGGCTCTGTAATGCCTAGCCGCTGCCCGTTATTTCGGTTGCTTAATGCAGGGCTCCCCATTTACAATGTGAATGAAAGTTCAATTATTTTTACATATACTTATATATAAGAAAACATGGGAATTGGGATGGTCATGGGAATTGGGATGGTGCAGTCAAGAACaaatttttattgatgatatttttgCACTCTTTtactcttcttttttcttttttattcctttccaaaataattaaatcgtaaacaaacaaatcaaaaaataataatcaagtAATTCTCAGTTACACATGGTATTGGGTATAATCCCCAAAAGCtacaaagaagagaaaaacagaattcaaaaattgaacaaaccctaaccctagaatTTTGATATCGTAATACAAAATGTACAAATTCACCAATTTCCAACCCTGAGCCCTAACTCTAGAAGGCGGAGAAGGAGAAACAGCACCGATTGACACCCAGAAATTGAGCGGAAGCACCAAAAGTGTCCGGCTTTTCAGAATCGTCGGTGTGGGTATTCCACCGCGGTCGTTAGCGGAGACTGAGAATCTTCGAGAAGAAGAGAGCCTAGAACAATCGCGCCGGGGGGTTGAGGTGGAGACAAATAGCTTTTATACGGAtagattttaaaaattattttttaaaaacgttttcagtcatCTTAAAACCACATTTAAAcatgggtttttatcacaaatagtctctgacattgatcaaacacatcattttggtccatgacattgaaaatcaatagaaatggtctctgacattgatcaaacacatcacaaatggtcattccgttaaaaactttttgggcatttttcaaagcttcgtaagtcaatcgtttcttaaccaaatttgacccatgatatatcaaaatgaagataggaaaatgtataacaagattatacctatttggaagcccaatgattgccggagatggccggaaaatagcctcaaatgtgactggtccgcgaaaaaactggaaaactcgcttGAAATGGGGTAAACTTTatacattcataacttcttcaatactcaacgaaattgagtgattcaaaaatgaaaatcatacttctcaacgagacaaagagaatggtacctttattGACTGCTAATTTATCGTGGTTTGACCGGAAAATGGCTCAAACTTGGATAACCATTTTCGAGTTAGCCAATTTCGAGTCGTTTTCCGGACAAACTACGATGCGTTAGCCATCAAGAAAGCTACCATTCTCTTagtctcgttgagaagtatgattttcatttttgaatcactcgatttcgttgattattgaagaagttatgaatgtttaaagtttaccccatttcaggcgagttttccagttttttttgcggaccagtcacatttgaggctattttccggccatctccggcaatcaTTGggtttccaaataggtataatgttattctacactttcctatcttcattttgatatatcatggGTCGAATTttgttaagaaacgattgagttacgaagctttgaaaattggccaaaaagtttttaacggaatgaccatttgtgatgtgtttgatcaatgtcagggaccatttctattgatttttaatgtcagggaccaaaatgatgtgtttgatcaatgtcaagGACCATtagtgataaaaaccctttaaACATTTAAACGTATTGTTATGGAATTCTGATCATtttcggatcctctttgtgagtaTTTCAAAGATCTAtgaatcgtgttcgttcatcgtacatcttacggtcataaattattttatttaaaattaaacacaatcaTTACCTGATGTAAATTATCTGCGTGATATACAATAAACGGACATAATTTACGAATTCGTGATTCCTCACAAAGAATCCTGTTGGGTTGTTATCAATCCAAAATAGTCATTGACACAATAACACTCATTTACTTCTTTTCCGCAAAATTGTTACGTCTGTTCATTAAGGTATTGTTTGGTATGCAGATGGAACGAGATGGGACGAAACAGAATAGGACGGAACGGAAAGGGTGCAAAGATGCCCTtagatggaaacaaggaggaagaagaaggagatagagaggttataattttgtgttccacataTGTGGAACGAGTAGTTCCAAGGGATGAGGCGGAacaaaaattcacccaaaatttgTCCCGTGGAACCgcgcgttccacccgttttaggcaaACCAAACGTGGAATGAAATGCTTCGTCCCAGCATTTTGTTCTATCCCGTCCCACGTAACAAAGGGTACCTAATAGGTGTAACTGTTGTAACTATCAGGTGTTTGATTGTATATTTTAGTTTTAGAGCGGTCAAATACACAAAAAGTAGAAAATTGCGGGTGTAATCTGTGAAACTTAATACTAAAATGGGTCGATGGCTTGAAGCTCTAATTTGCATCGTCGATTCCTCTTAAAGCCGCAACTTTTGAATCGTGAATTTGGTCAAGCGCAaatattttctcagcaaccaaacaatcTTTTTCCTTGTTCTTGGTTACAGTGGCCACTTGTTTTATACGTTGATTCCACACGATGACTGAAACCGAAACCGCCAATCCAGTCCCGACGA of Malus sylvestris chromosome 6, drMalSylv7.2, whole genome shotgun sequence contains these proteins:
- the LOC126626632 gene encoding nuclear poly(A) polymerase 1-like isoform X2, whose protein sequence is MLSEMSEVTELHPVPDAHVPVMKFKFSGVSIDLLYAQLALWVVPEDLDISQDSILQNADEQTVRSLNGCRVTDQILRLVPNIQSFRTTLRCMRLWAKHRGVYSNVTGFLGGINWAILVARICQLYPNALPNMLVSRFFRVYTQWRWPNPVMLCAIEDGFLGLQVWDPRKYIKDKYHLMPIITPAYPSMNSSYNVSASTLRIMLEEFQRGNEICEAMEANKADWDTLFESYAFFEAYKNYLQIDIGAENADDFRQWKGWVESRLRQLTLKIERYTDMLQCHPHPGDFSDRSRPFHSSFFMGLQRKQGVPVTEGKQFDIRGTVEGFKNAVNLYSLLKPGMAIRVYHVKRRNIPNFVFPGGVRRLRPSKFTWDSRRSSELKASGNAQAEKSCEGNGSDSGQKRKRVDGNLETDSRDAKSLRLCSGEGKTDLDGSDSGQKRKRVDDNVETDSRHAKSLHLCSEEVREASPPISNVSSRSTKCDSIDANKNHNNNVKFSIGKMENPADIPCQNGQTEVSSRCNPPVDSLSSAVNTSSSKEEALEKIMVGPYVSHQALPEVDELEDDLEYRLQVKDFSGNMKGSRLEALEESVSIATPVNYSNGAGPSTDLYNGGLEELEPAELMAPLSNGTPSLPVAQRKPIIRLNFTSLAKPAGKSS
- the LOC126626632 gene encoding nuclear poly(A) polymerase 1-like isoform X1 encodes the protein MGSPALSNRNNGQRLGITEPISLGGPTEYDVIKTRELEKYLQDAGLYESQEEAVGREEVLGRLDQIVKTWVKTISRAKGLNEQLVHEANAKIFTFGSYRLGVHGPGADIDTLCVGPRHATREGDFFGELHRMLSEMSEVTELHPVPDAHVPVMKFKFSGVSIDLLYAQLALWVVPEDLDISQDSILQNADEQTVRSLNGCRVTDQILRLVPNIQSFRTTLRCMRLWAKHRGVYSNVTGFLGGINWAILVARICQLYPNALPNMLVSRFFRVYTQWRWPNPVMLCAIEDGFLGLQVWDPRKYIKDKYHLMPIITPAYPSMNSSYNVSASTLRIMLEEFQRGNEICEAMEANKADWDTLFESYAFFEAYKNYLQIDIGAENADDFRQWKGWVESRLRQLTLKIERYTDMLQCHPHPGDFSDRSRPFHSSFFMGLQRKQGVPVTEGKQFDIRGTVEGFKNAVNLYSLLKPGMAIRVYHVKRRNIPNFVFPGGVRRLRPSKFTWDSRRSSELKASGNAQAEKSCEGNGSDSGQKRKRVDGNLETDSRDAKSLRLCSGEGKTDLDGSDSGQKRKRVDDNVETDSRHAKSLHLCSEEVREASPPISNVSSRSTKCDSIDANKNHNNNVKFSIGKMENPADIPCQNGQTEVSSRCNPPVDSLSSAVNTSSSKEEALEKIMVGPYVSHQALPEVDELEDDLEYRLQVKDFSGNMKGSRLEALEESVSIATPVNYSNGAGPSTDLYNGGLEELEPAELMAPLSNGTPSLPVAQRKPIIRLNFTSLAKPAGKSS